GCAACCAGGGCACACCGCTGGCAATGAGCAGCGCCAATGGGCTGAGCGCGGCGCAGGCATTCCGCAACGTGGCGCAGCGGCTGGATGGGGCCAGCGTGCCGCTGCTGGACCTGACGTACAAAGCTGGTTTTATGGAACGTCTGCGTGAATGGTTGGCAGGAGCCAATTAACGCCGCCCAGGTGAAATTCCCGGTGGAATGAAGGAGAACAAACCATGAGCTGGATTGACCGGTTATTCGGCCAAAAAGAGAAAAGCGGCGCAGTCGCCAAGCAGCGCCTACAAATGGTTCTGATCCACGACCGCAGCGACGTTTCGCCGGGCGTGCTGGAGCAGATTAAGGATGACATTATTGAGGTCATCGCCAGACGGTTGTCTATTGACACAGAACACGTGGAGATCAGTTTGACCCAAGATGGGCGGGAGAGTTGTCTGGTGGCGGAGATTCCTTTGCTGGCAAACGGCCGTACCCGCGCCTGAGGTTTTTCAGACCGGACAGGTTTGCACAAACCTGTCCGGTCTTGACAAATGCGAAAGAGCCGAAGGGTTTTCTGCAACCCTTCGGCTCTGCCTTAAATAATCCCCAACTTCTTACCACCTTCGATAATCACATCGGCGCAGTAATCAATGTCTTCCAGTGTGTGGGCGGCGGAAATGCACGCCCGCAGCCGCGCCAGACCTTCCGGCACAACCGGGGCCACAATCGCCTGCACAAAAATGCCGTTGTCGCGGCAATATCGCGCCAGTTTTGCCGCCGATTCGGTCGCGCCACAGACAACCGGCACAATCGCCGTTTCGGTGTAAAGCAAGTTATACCCCGCCTCTTTGAGCTTATCGGCAAAGCGCAGGTAGTTGTTCTGAATTTTCTGCACCCGCCACGGTTCTTCTTCAATGACATCGAAGGCCGTTTTGGCCGCCGCCGCCGAAGCCGGGGGCACGGCTGCCGAGAAGATAAAGGCCCGCGCTTCGTGCTTCAGGAAGTTGATCAGATCATGGTTGCCGGCCACGTAGCCACCGGCGCTGGGGATGGTTTTGCTGAGGGTTCCCATCTTGATGTCAATGGTGTCGGCCGGCAGCCCAAAATGCTCTTCAATGCCATGGCCGGTTGCACCAATCACGCCCACCGAATGGGCTTCGTCAATCATCAGGTAGGCGCCGTACTTTTTGCATAGGCGCGAGACTTCCGGCAGGTTGATGATGTCGCCATCCATGCTGAACACGGCGTCGGCAATCACCAGGAGACGGCCGTTCTTTTCTGCCTGTTGTAAGCGCAGTTCCAGGTGTTCCATGTCGTTGTGGCGAAAACGAACGAACTTGGCCATCGAGAGCAGACAGCCATCCACAATGCTGGCGTGGTTCAGCTTATCGCAGATAACGGTGTCCCCTTTGCGCAGCAGGCTGGAAATGGTGGCCAGGTTGGTGACGTAGCCGCTGGACATGGTGATGGCGGCGTCGGCCTGCTTAAATTCGGCGATGCGGGTTTCCAGCTCATTGTGCAATTTAAGTGAGCCGGACAGCAGGCGCACACCGTAGGTTCCCGTGCCGTAGTGGTCAACAGCCGCTTTGGCCGCCGCGTTAATTTTAGGATGACCAATCAGGCCCAGGTAAGAATACCCGCCGAGCATGATCATTTCACCATGGTTAATCACGTTGACACGGCCGTTTGGTAATAATTCCTGGGTCGCTTCCAAATAAAAATAAAGGCCCTCTTCCTTATAATGTTCCACATCCCAGAGCATCTCTGGCGTCAAAGCCAGTCTGTCCGCAGGTTCTGTTGTATTCATCCTCATCTCCTAACGTATGATTTCGCTATGGGTGTATTTCATTTCAGTCAGAGGGACAGCGGATTAACAGGATGTACGGATTTACTTCTGGACCACGCTGAGGAACGAAAATTCAATCAAGTGCGGGACTCTTCATTCCCGCGCAGGCGGGAATCCATGTTTTTGCAGGAGTGGGCGCCTGCCTTCGCAGGTATGACGCCCTGAAGTTCCGTAGGCTATTTAATCTTCGTTCCTTAGCGGCAAATCCTGTAATCAGTGTTCTCCGCCCTATTTTCACAGTTCATTGAAACACACCCTTTTGCTATATTGGGTCTGCAAAAGATTAAATTCCATCAAGATCCATCCGTTTTCGGGAACTTGTCAGGACTAATCACAAAGTCTAAGCAGTTACCACAGCTAAAGGTAAAGATCGCCCAATTCTATCGGAAAACCTGACAATAAAAAAGCCCCGTCAGGTTTGGCGATAAAATACCTGCGGGGCGTTTCTTTCCCATTGCGCCACAGTTTAATGATCGCGGTTTAACACCGAGTCAATCAAAGCAGCCATCTCATCGCGGGCGGGCGAGGGTGGCACTTTGTCCAACGCCCGGTGGGCGCGAGCGGCCGTTTCTTCGGCCTGCATCCGGGCAACTTCCACTGCCCCAGAGGCGCGCAGCCCGGCCATCATCTCCTGGATGGGGTCTGGTTCTTCTAGTTCAGCAACGGCCGTCAGCCCATCCTTCTCCTGCTGCCCGCCATTTTGCGCCACAGACAGCACGCCACGCCCTTGCGTCAGGTCCAGACCCACCGGTTTTCCCATCGCCTCCGGGTCGCCAACAATGTCCAGAATATCATCCACAATCTGGAAAGTCAGCCCCAGATTATAGGCGTATGTTCCCAGCGCTTCGATGACCTCTTCCTCAGCGCCAGCCAACCAGGCGCCCAACTGCGCTGACGCTTCGAACAGGCTGGCCGTCTTCAGGCTGATGATCTGCTTATACGTCTCCCGGTCCATGGAGCCAGATTTAGCTGCCGCCGCTTGCAGCGTCTCTCCTTCTACCAACCGGGTACAAGCATGAGCAATCACCACGTTAGGCCACGCGCCATATGGAGCCATCAACTCATACACTTTGGCAAAAAGGTAATCGCCGGTTAACAGCGCAAACGTCCGCCCCCATCGCGCATGGACCGTCACTTTGCCCCGACGAGTCAGGCTGTGATCATTGATATCATCGTGAACCAGAGTCGCCGTATGAACCATCTCCACGGCCGCAGCCATCGCCACCACAGACTCTATGTCTTGCCCACCGGCTGCCAGATACGCCAGCAGCACAACACGCGGCCGTACCCGCTTGCCACCAGACGTGACAATGTGCAAACTGGCGTCTTCCAGCAGTTGGATGTCGCTGGCGACAACAGCTTCTAACTTGTCCTCTACGGCTATCAGCCCTTGCTGTAATAATTTACTTACCATAATATGTACCCTGTTCACAACTTTCAATTTTTTTTGAACGCTTTAATGGATTATAGAATACGCCCGAAGGGGCGTCAAGAAATTTGTGAAACTTATCCCAATTGTCTAAGGTTGCTAACCCGTCCGCCAACGCGCATAATAAGGTGTAAAAAAGGGGGCAGCGGGCTTCCAGCATTCGGTCATCCGCTATCCGTTATCCAGCTTGGCCGCTTGCGGCGAAGGTCCTGGGAGCAGCAAATCCGACTCACGGCACACGGAACACGGAACACGATTTACAAAAGCCTGCCATTGTCTATGAACGCTTTACACGAACGCATTCTTAAAGAAGGGCAAAACCTGGGGCGGGGAATTCTGAAAATTGACAGTTTCCTCAACCACCAATTAGACGCCGAACTGATGGAAACCATCGGCCAGGAGATCGCCGACCGTTTCCGCCACACCCATCCCACCCGCATCCTGACGGCCGAAGTCAGCGGCATCATCCCGGCGGTAATGACCGGGAAAGCGCTGGGCAACCTGCCCATTGTCTACGCCCGCAAGCACAAACCCATCACCATGCAGGAGCCGGTTTTTGTGGATTCGGCTCCCAGCCACACCAAAGGGGGCGAAGTGCTGCTGATGGTCTCGCCAGAATTTTTGCGCGCTGAAGATCGCATTCTCATCGTGGATGATTTCCTGGCTACCGGGCGCACCATAGATGCGCTGGGGCGCATTGTGCAAAGCAGCGGGGCCACGCTGGTGGGCATTGCTGCTGTCGTCGAAAAGACGTTTGAAGGCGGGCGCAAAGCTCTGGCCCATTGGAACGTACCCATCGAAGCCGCCGCCACCATCGTCAGTATGGATGATGGGCGGATTGTATTGGGGATTGACCATTGACCATTGATAGGAAGGGCAAACTCTATGACCTACCGACAACATGATACGATTGTCGTTTTGGATTATGGTTCGCAGTATTCGCAGCTAATCGCGCGGCGGGTGCGCGAGGCCAATGTGTTCTGTGCGCTTTTCTCCTGGTCCACGCCGGCCGAAACCATTCTGGCGCTGAATCCAAAGGGCTTTATCCTCAGCGGCGGGCCAAACAGTGTGTATGATTCCGGTGCGCCAACCCTGCCGGATTATGTGCTGCAAAGCGGCCGGCCGGTACTGGGCATTTGCTACGGGATGCAGTTGTTGGCCCATCGGCTGAACGGCCGTGTCGCCGCCAGCGCCAGACGCGAATATGGCCCAGCCACGCTGCAACTCAACGCGCCAGACAACCCGCTGTTCCGCGATTGGCGCCTGGACGTTGACGGTTGGCTGGCGTCGCCAGACGTAAACACCGCCGACCAACACCTCCAGCAGGTGTGGATGAGCCATGGCGACAAGGTGGAAGCGCTGCCGCCGGGCTTTCAGGCCATCGCCCACACCGCCAATTCTCCTTACGCCGCTGCATTCGACGCAGCGCGCAATGTGTACGCGGTGCAGTTCCACCCAGAGGTCGTCCACACCCCCCAGGGACGATTGCTCCTGAGCAATTTTGTCCACCACGTCTGCGGCTGCGCCGGGGATTGGACCCCGGCCAATTTTATTGAAGAACAGGTGGCGGTGATTCGGGAACAGGTGGGCAACGGCCGTGTCGTGCTTGGCCTCAGCGGCGGCGTAGATTCGGCCGTGGCTGCCGCCCTCATCCACAAAGCCATCGGCGAGCAGTTGGTCTGCATTTTTGTGGATCATGGGCTGCTGCGCCAGGGCGAAGCAGCGCAGGTGGTGGAAACCTTCCAACGCGAGCAGGGCATGATGTTGGTCGCCGTCAACGCCATCGAAGAATACCTGGAAGCGCTGACCGGGGTCACAGACCCGGAACAAAAACGGCGCATCATCGGCGAAAAGTTTGTGCGCATTTTTGAGCGCGAGGCCAACAAGCTGGGACAAATTGATTTTCTGGCCCAGGGAACCATTTACCCGGACGTGATTGAAAGCGCCGGCAAAGACAAAAAAGACGCCCACGTCATCAAAACCCACCACAATGTCGGCGGGCTGCCAGAAGATATGGACTTTGAGTTGGTGGAGCCGCTGCGCTTGCTCTTTAAAGACGAAGTGCGGCAAATCGGTGCGGCGCTGGGCCTGCCAGACAGTCTCATCTGGCGGCAGCCATTCCCCGGGCCAGGATTGGCGATTCGCTGCCTGGGCGAAATTACCTGGGAACGGCTGGAGCGGCTGCGCCTGGCCGACGACATTTTTGTGGCCGAGCTGCGGCAAGCCAACATGCTGCGGCAGGATACGCAGCAGTCGTTTGCCGTGCTGCTGCCGGTGAAGAGCGTGGGGGTGATGGGTGACGGCCGTACCTACCAGGAGGTCATCGCCCTACGCGCCGTCACCACCGAAGATTTCATGACGGCCGACTGGGCGCGTCTGCCATATGATTTTCTGGCCCACGTCAGCCGCCGCATCGTCAACGAGGTGAACGGCGTCAACCGCGTGGTCCTAGACATCACTTCCAAACCGCCGGGAACCATCGAATGGGAATAGGCCTGCAACCGGCGCACAACTTCATGCGTATTGGGGAGCATGTTGATCGGGAAGGTTTATGGGTTGGTTGGTTAACCAACCAGCAAACTGTCAAACCAACAAACCATCCCAACTTATCTCAGCGGGGATCAGTTTCGCTGTTCTCCCCAATAGTTACCGGAGGGTAAAATGGATTACGGTCAAGTGATTGCCGATGCCTGGCGCATCACCTGGAACAATAAATACCTGTGGGTACTTGGTTTTTTGGCGGCATTAACCAGCGTTGGCAGCAGTGGCAACTCATCGAGATATTCTTTTGGCGAAGGCGACTTCGCCAACCCTGACCAGGCCATGCGCATGGGCGCACTGGCTTTAGGGCTGGTTTGTATCTTTGGCATTATTGGCATTATTCTGTGGCTGGTCAGCATCGCCGCTCGCGCCGGCCTGGTAGACGCAGTGAACCGCCTGGATGACGGCGAGACGTTGACCCTGGGCAAAGCCTTTGCGGCCGGCCGGCAAGCGATGTGGCGGCTGTTGGGCGTTTACATCATCACCTATCTGCCGTTGATATTGGTGGGGTTTGTGGTAACCATTGTGGCCATAGTGGCGACAGGCGGCGCTGTTGCCATGTCTACCATTGCCCAGAATCCGGACGAACTGCTGACCGGCGGCATGGCAGGCGGCCTGGGTCTTTTGGCGCTCTGTTTATGCCTCTTCGTTTGCGCCCCGATCCCGGTCGGGTTTGTGCTTAGCTTCGTGGCCGAATTTGGTGTACGCGCCACCGTTATCAATAAGCTGCGGGTTACCGACAGCATTCGTCATGGTTGGCAAGTCTTCCGCGCCAACCTGGGACCGGTCATCTTGTTGTCTATCTTGCTTTTTGTCATCGGCATCATGGTGGGCCTGGTGCTGAGCATGATTATGCTGCCGGTGGCCCTGGTGTTTTGGCCCGGCTGTGGTGAGTGGCATCGCCAACGATGGCGCTTTAGGCCCGCTTAGCATCACCTGGATGATTGGCGGGACCATCTTCCTGTCCATTTTTGGCGCGGCGTTAATGTCGGTTTACCAGACCTGGGTATCGGCGGTGTGGACGCTGGCTTACAAAGCGTTGACCGGCAAAAGCCCGGCCGATATTCCGGCGGCGAAAGCATTTTAACGTTCGCTTCCAGAGTCCCGACGCTTAAAACGCCGGGACTCTGACGTGAAAAGGGCGCACATTGGTGCGCCCTTTTCACGTCCGGCAAACAACATGGACATCGGGGAACTGCTCTTACGCGCCGGCCGCATCACCTGGCGGCACAAAACATTGTGGTGGCTGGGCCTGCTGCCCGGTTTGACGCATGTTGTTACCGCGCTGCTGCGCCTCTGGTTCACCGGCTATGCGCGCCGGGAATGGTGGCCGCTGTTGGCCGGCCTGGATCCGGCGCGTTTGCCGGCTCTGGAGCAGTGGCTGTTTTCGCCGGCGCTTTCCGGCGCTTTGTTCAACGCCCAGTTTATGGTAACGGCCGTCCTGTGGCTGTTTCTGGCAGGGATAGGCTATTGGCTTGTCTTTACCCTGGCCGAAGCGTCGGTCATTGCAGTCACGTTGGGCATTGTGAACGGCCGTCCCATCTCGGTGGGGCGCTCTCTGGCAATTGGCCGCCGCTTTTTAGGCCGGTTTATCGCCATAGACGCCGTGGTGTTTTTGCCCTGGTTTGTATTGGCTCTGGCAGCCATGCTGGTTGGGTTGGTAACGGTGGCGGCGACGGCCGTTTTCGCCTTGCAAGAAACGGCGGTGCAATCGCTCATCGCCACGATGGGGTTAGGGCTTAGCTGCGCCGCGCTGCTGGCCTGCCTGTTGCTCCCGGTCAGCTTCCTGTCGGTACGTTTTCGCGCGCTGGCGTTTCGGGATACGGCCGCTGTCGGTGGCCCAGTGCGGCAAAGCATCCGCCACACCTGGCAAACCATCCGGCAAAATCTGGCCGAGGTGTTGATTTTGGTGGCGATGTTGTGGGGGCTGCAATACATCTTCAACCTGCTCATGAGCCTGGTCAGCCTGCCATTGGGTCTGGCTGCGGCCGTGCCTACCCTGCTCAGCTTTAGCCAAACAACCGGCGGCGCGACAACGGCCGCAGCCAATCTGCTCAGTCTGGCAGCGGCCGTACTGCTGGCAGCGCCCCAGGCATTGCTGTTCGTATACGTCAGCGTCGCCTGGACCCTGGCCTACATGCAGTGGGCGGGCAGCGAGCAGCGCACTCAATCCGAAATTTGAAATCCGAAATCCGACATTCCCTGGGGGTTTTATGCGATTAGGCGTTGACACAGGCGGGACGTTTACCGATTTTGTATGGCTGGCTGGCAACGGCCGTTGGCGCATCAACAAGCAGCTCAGCACACCAGACGATCCGTCGGCGGCTGTTTTGGCCGGGGTGGTGGCTCTGGGCGTGGGCCAGGGAACGGCCGTCATCCACGGCAGCACCGTCGCCACCAACGCCCTACTGGAACGGCGCGGCGCGCGAACGGCGCTCATCACCACCGCCGGGTTTAGCGATGTGTTGGCGATTGGGCGGCAGCATCGGCCCGACCTGTACGCGCTGGTCCCGCAAAAGCCAGCGCCGCTGGTCCCGGCGGCGTGGCGCTTCGGCGTCCGCGAACGGGTGACAGCCCAGGGCGATGTGCTGCTGCCGCTGGACGAAGAGAGTGTAACGGCCGTGTTGGAAACCATCGCCGCCAACAACATCGAGGCAGTGGCCGTCTGCCTGCTCTTCTCCTTTCTGCACCCCGACCACGAACAGCAAATCAAACAACGCCTCAGCGCCCTGCCCAACGCCATCCACGTCTCCCTTTCCTCGGAGATATTGCCCGAATACCGTGAATATGAGCGCACAGCCACCACCGTCATCAACGCCTACGTCGCCCCACTGATGGGGCGCTATCTCAACCGACTGGCGGCAAAATTAGCCCCCCGCCATCTGTCGGTGATGCAAAGCAGCGGCGGCATCATCAGCGCGGCTGCGGCCGGGGAGCAGGCGGCCAGGACAGCGCTGTCCGGCCCGGCCGGCGGTGTGGTTGGGGCGCGTTTTGTCGGCGATCAGGCCGGTTTTAACCACATTATCACCTTCGACATGGGCGGGACCAGCACCGACGTGGCGCTGTGCCCCGGTCGGCTGCCTACCACGTCCGAGGGTGAAATCGCCGACATGCCCCTGCGCCTGCCAATCATAGACATCCACACCGTGGGAGCTGGCGGGGGCAGCCTGGCGGCCATAGACGCCGGTGGCGCGCTGCACGTGGGGCCACAAAGCGCCGGGGCCGAGCCAGGACCGGTGTGTTATGGGCGAGCCACCAGCGGGGTACGGGACCATTTGCACGAGCGCGTCACCGTCACCGACGCCAATCTGGTATTGGGGCGTTTGGACGCGGTCCATTTCCTGGGCGGGGTGATGCGGTTGGATGAAGCGGTGGCGCGAGCGGCGCTGCGCGCATTGGCCCAGGTGATGGGAGCCGCTTCACCAGAGGAGGCGGCCTGGGGCGTGATTCAGGTAGCCAACGCCAACATGGAGCGGGCGATTCGCCGCATATCAGTAGAGCGCGGGCATGATCCGCGCCGCTTTACGCTGGTGGCTTTTGGCGGCGCGGGACCACTTCACGCCTGTGATTTGGCCGAGAATCTCCAGATTCCGCGCGTCCTCATTGCCAACGCGCCGGGGGTACTGTCGGCGCTGGGGATGTTGGCGGCCGCGCCCACACGTGATTATTCACAAACTGTGATGGCCCGGCCTGGGGATTGGGGGGTGGGGGTTGGCGAATGGTTGGCGGCGCAGTTTGCGCCTCTGGCGGAACGGGCGCTGGCAGAGATGATGGCGGAGGGATTCGACAAGCCAACCCCCGTTGGCCCAACGGCCGTCACCCTTCAGCGCAGCCTGGATATGCGCTATGTGGGGCAGTCCCACGAGCTGACAGTGGTCTGGCCGGAGGCAGCGGCCGACCCGGCGGCATTGTTTCATGCGGTCCACGAGGCGCGGTATGGCTATCGGCAGGCGGGCGCAGCGGTGGAGATTGTGACCATACGGTTAACGGCCGTTGCCGCCATCAGCCCACCCCAACTACCCACCACCCCACCGGGCGACCCCGACCCCACGGCTGCTCACTGGGGCAAAGATGGTTTGGTTCGGTGGCCAACCACAGCCAACAGCCTGTATGATCAGGACAAGCTACGCTCCGGTCCCAATTCCGCGGTCCGGCCATTGTCTTCCAATACGACACCACCGCAGTGATACCACCAGGATGGCGCGATCACCGTATGAACCCCACCGGCAACCTCCATCGCCGCAAAATAAAAAGTGCGCCTCAAAAGGCGCACTTTCCACTACCAACTATCAACTCCCAATTATTACCCCTCCTGCCCGCGCTTTCTTCGCCTGGCCACAATTTGCTCTTGCAGGTGGGAAGGCATACGGCCGTAATTGGAGAACTCCATGCCAAACACCCCACGCCCCTGTGTCATCGAGCGCAAGTCTGAGGCATAGGTCAACATCTCAGCCAGAGGTACGTCCACGCGCACGATGCTCTTGGTCCCTTCCTGGTCAATGCCCACCACGCGCGCCCGGCGGGTGTTCATGTCACCCATGATATCGCCCATGTTGTCGGCCGGCACCGTGACCGTCACTTTGTAGATGGGTTCCAGCAGCACGGGGCCGGCGCCCAACATCGCCTTCTTGAAGCATTCGCGCCCGGCCGTCTGGAAGGCGATTTCTTTGGAGTCTACCGGGTGTTCCTTGCCGTCGTAAACGATGGCCTTGACGCCGACCACCGGGTAGCCGGCGGTTGGACCAGATTCCAACGCCTGACGGCAGCCCTTTTCGGTCGCCGCCACAAAGGGGGCGGAGATGGAACCACCGAAGATTTCGGAAGCGAATTCAAAACTGGCATCGTCGTCCAGCGATTCCAGACGAAGAAAGACACGGCCGTACTGCCCGGCGCCGCCTGTCTGTTTTTTGTGCGTATACTCGGCCGAATTCGTCTTGGTAATGGTTTCCCGATACGGCACTTTGGGCACAGAAGTGGTCAGGTTTACGCCAAACTTAGAGTGCGCCTTTTTGACGGCGATGTCCAGGTGGGTAACGCCCATGCCGGACAAAATAGTCTCGTGCGTGGCCGGTTCCGTGTGCCAGATCAAAGTCAGGTCTTCGCCGGTCAGGCGATTGAGCGATTGGCTGAGTTTGGCCACGTCCGACTGCGACTTGGGATGAATGGCCACGGAGGCGATGGGCGACGGTTGTTTGATGGCCGGCAGTTTGAGGGCGTGACCGCGGTCGCAAAGCGTTTCATTGGTGGCGGCGTCGCCCAACTTCACCACCACGCCGATGTCGCCGCTGTGCAAACGGGAAACGGCCGTAGTGTCTTTGCCGTCACCGCTTGCAGCGTGCCCACCCGCACTTCCGATTCCAGATTAGCCGCCCAGACCCGCGAATCGGAAGCCAGAATGCCGCCAAATACGCGAATGTAGCTGGATTTGCCGTAAGGGTCTTCCCGCGTCTTGAAAACCAAGCGCCGCCAGCGGCGACAAATCGCTAACTTCCAATTCCACTTCTTCGCCGGCGGCATTGGTAGCCGCAAAGGCTCTTTGATCGGGCGAAGGCACAGGCCCAGTAGTTTCACAACAGGATCAACAGCAATGCCCGGTTCCGGCGCGCTGTAGATGATGGGCGTGGCCAATCCCTGCATCATCGCCCCTTTCAGGCCACGGATAATCTCGTCGCTGCTCAAGTTTTCTTCTTCAAAATATTTTTCCATCAGCGCATCGTCGCCTTCGGCGGCGGCTTCGATGAGGGCCATGCGCGCTTCTTCGGCCTCGTCGGCCATGTCGGCCGGGATAGGCGCGACAGTGCTCTTTTCGCCCAGGCGCGCTTCCATCTTCACCAGGTCGATGATGCCTTTGAAATCCGGCCCTTCGCCGATGGGCAGTTGCAGATTCACAAAATTACCTTCCAGGTTGGCGTTGATGCTTTCCATCACACGGGCCAGGCGCACTTTTCCCGGTCCATCTGCTGATCAACAGGATGATCTGAGGCAGGTTCTGTTCCCGCGCAGCCTGGCTGACCATTTCGGTGCCCACTTCCATGCCGCGACAGCCTCTACCAGCACCAGCGCGCCATCAACACGCCCAGCGCACTGTTCACTTCGCCGACAAAGTCCATGTAACCGGGGGTGTCCACAAGGTTGAGTTTTTGGCCCTCACTCTGATGGGCGCTAAGGGCGGAAGAGACGAACTATTGCGGGCAATTTCTTCTTCTTCAAAGTCCATAGCGGCCTTGCCGGCCTGACGCTTCCCCATGCGCGTTAGTGGCCCCAGAGTGGAACAGGATTCGTTCCACACATGTGGTCTTGCCCGAGCCATTGTGGCCGATCAGGGCAACGTTTCGGATTTGGCTGGTTTGAAATTCTTTCATTGGTAAGGAAACCTCTTGGGATTAGAAATTTAAACAAGTCGTTATTTGGGTGCTGATTGCCTCTCTTCCCCAGGCAAATTACCGCCCGACGGACAGTGCAACCTGATCATTTCTTAACATAACATGACAAGGGGATCATTCCGCAGCGGTTAGCCGACGAATTATACTTTTCTTTAAGATAGTTGTCAAAACGGGGGAAATCGGGCGGCGCAAGGGGGCAGTAACCTATGCGCGCGTATGAGGTGGGACTGCCCTAAAATCCATGCAGGCTGTATCCAGGAGGCTATAGCTCATGTCAGAAAGTTGTTCTTGCTAAACAATCTGGGTCTGCTGCCCAGCGTATCGTTGAACTGGATGGCGGCGCTGCAGCTTTGGCCGCTGCTGCTGGTTTTAATCGGCGTGAACATTGTTGTGCAGCAAGCGCCACGGCCGTTGGGCGGGTTTCTTAGCGCACTGGTGGGGGTAACGGCCGTTGCCATCTTCGGCTACGTGCTGCTGTTTAGCCAGGACAATCCCCGGCTGGCCGGACTCGGCTTGC
This genomic stretch from Candidatus Leptovillus gracilis harbors:
- a CDS encoding polyprenyl synthetase family protein translates to MVSKLLQQGLIAVEDKLEAVVASDIQLLEDASLHIVTSGGKRVRPRVVLLAYLAAGGQDIESVVAMAAAVEMVHTATLVHDDINDHSLTRRGKVTVHARWGRTFALLTGDYLFAKVYELMAPYGAWPNVVIAHACTRLVEGETLQAAAAKSGSMDRETYKQIISLKTASLFEASAQLGAWLAGAEEEVIEALGTYAYNLGLTFQIVDDILDIVGDPEAMGKPVGLDLTQGRGVLSVAQNGGQQEKDGLTAVAELEEPDPIQEMMAGLRASGAVEVARMQAEETAARAHRALDKVPPSPARDEMAALIDSVLNRDH
- the guaA gene encoding glutamine-hydrolyzing GMP synthase, with the protein product MTYRQHDTIVVLDYGSQYSQLIARRVREANVFCALFSWSTPAETILALNPKGFILSGGPNSVYDSGAPTLPDYVLQSGRPVLGICYGMQLLAHRLNGRVAASARREYGPATLQLNAPDNPLFRDWRLDVDGWLASPDVNTADQHLQQVWMSHGDKVEALPPGFQAIAHTANSPYAAAFDAARNVYAVQFHPEVVHTPQGRLLLSNFVHHVCGCAGDWTPANFIEEQVAVIREQVGNGRVVLGLSGGVDSAVAAALIHKAIGEQLVCIFVDHGLLRQGEAAQVVETFQREQGMMLVAVNAIEEYLEALTGVTDPEQKRRIIGEKFVRIFEREANKLGQIDFLAQGTIYPDVIESAGKDKKDAHVIKTHHNVGGLPEDMDFELVEPLRLLFKDEVRQIGAALGLPDSLIWRQPFPGPGLAIRCLGEITWERLERLRLADDIFVAELRQANMLRQDTQQSFAVLLPVKSVGVMGDGRTYQEVIALRAVTTEDFMTADWARLPYDFLAHVSRRIVNEVNGVNRVVLDITSKPPGTIEWE
- the minE gene encoding cell division topological specificity factor MinE gives rise to the protein MSWIDRLFGQKEKSGAVAKQRLQMVLIHDRSDVSPGVLEQIKDDIIEVIARRLSIDTEHVEISLTQDGRESCLVAEIPLLANGRTRA
- the xpt gene encoding xanthine phosphoribosyltransferase is translated as MNALHERILKEGQNLGRGILKIDSFLNHQLDAELMETIGQEIADRFRHTHPTRILTAEVSGIIPAVMTGKALGNLPIVYARKHKPITMQEPVFVDSAPSHTKGGEVLLMVSPEFLRAEDRILIVDDFLATGRTIDALGRIVQSSGATLVGIAAVVEKTFEGGRKALAHWNVPIEAAATIVSMDDGRIVLGIDH
- a CDS encoding aminotransferase class I/II-fold pyridoxal phosphate-dependent enzyme is translated as MNTTEPADRLALTPEMLWDVEHYKEEGLYFYLEATQELLPNGRVNVINHGEMIMLGGYSYLGLIGHPKINAAAKAAVDHYGTGTYGVRLLSGSLKLHNELETRIAEFKQADAAITMSSGYVTNLATISSLLRKGDTVICDKLNHASIVDGCLLSMAKFVRFRHNDMEHLELRLQQAEKNGRLLVIADAVFSMDGDIINLPEVSRLCKKYGAYLMIDEAHSVGVIGATGHGIEEHFGLPADTIDIKMGTLSKTIPSAGGYVAGNHDLINFLKHEARAFIFSAAVPPASAAAAKTAFDVIEEEPWRVQKIQNNYLRFADKLKEAGYNLLYTETAIVPVVCGATESAAKLARYCRDNGIFVQAIVAPVVPEGLARLRACISAAHTLEDIDYCADVIIEGGKKLGII
- a CDS encoding hydantoinase/oxoprolinase family protein, which produces MRLGVDTGGTFTDFVWLAGNGRWRINKQLSTPDDPSAAVLAGVVALGVGQGTAVIHGSTVATNALLERRGARTALITTAGFSDVLAIGRQHRPDLYALVPQKPAPLVPAAWRFGVRERVTAQGDVLLPLDEESVTAVLETIAANNIEAVAVCLLFSFLHPDHEQQIKQRLSALPNAIHVSLSSEILPEYREYERTATTVINAYVAPLMGRYLNRLAAKLAPRHLSVMQSSGGIISAAAAGEQAARTALSGPAGGVVGARFVGDQAGFNHIITFDMGGTSTDVALCPGRLPTTSEGEIADMPLRLPIIDIHTVGAGGGSLAAIDAGGALHVGPQSAGAEPGPVCYGRATSGVRDHLHERVTVTDANLVLGRLDAVHFLGGVMRLDEAVARAALRALAQVMGAASPEEAAWGVIQVANANMERAIRRISVERGHDPRRFTLVAFGGAGPLHACDLAENLQIPRVLIANAPGVLSALGMLAAAPTRDYSQTVMARPGDWGVGVGEWLAAQFAPLAERALAEMMAEGFDKPTPVGPTAVTLQRSLDMRYVGQSHELTVVWPEAAADPAALFHAVHEARYGYRQAGAAVEIVTIRLTAVAAISPPQLPTTPPGDPDPTAAHWGKDGLVRWPTTANSLYDQDKLRSGPNSAVRPLSSNTTPPQ